One genomic region from Lynx canadensis isolate LIC74 chromosome E1, mLynCan4.pri.v2, whole genome shotgun sequence encodes:
- the DUS1L gene encoding tRNA-dihydrouridine(16/17) synthase [NAD(P)(+)]-like isoform X2, with amino-acid sequence MPKLQGFEFWSRTLGGARHVVAPMVDQSELAWRLLSRRHGAQLCYTPMLHAQVFVRDANYRKDNLYCEVCPEDRPLIVQFCANDPEVFVQAALLAQDYCDAVDLNLGCPQMIAKRGHYGAFLQEEWDLLQRMILLAHEKLSVPVTCKIRVFPEIDKTVKYAQMLEKAGCQLLTVHGRTKEQKGPLSGTASWEHIKAVRKAVTIPVFANGNIQCLQDVERCIRDTGVQGVMSAEGNLHNPALFEGRSPAVWELAEEYLDIVRQHPCPLSCVRAHLFKLWHHTLQVHRQLREELAKVKTLEGVAAVSQELKLRCQEDMSRQKEGEKPPGGLPFFHWICQPYFRPGPREGSKENGGARSKRALEEEEVGTDVLSKNKQKKQLRNPHKTFDPSLKPKYAKCDQCGNPKGNRCVFNLCRGCCKKRAFREAADCPGHGLLFKTKLEKSLAWKGARQLS; translated from the exons ATGCCGAAGCTGCAGGGCTTCGAGTTCTGGAGCCGCACCCTGGGGGGGGCTCGCCACGTGGTGGCGCCCATGGTGGACCAGAGCGAGCTGGCCTGGAGGCTGCTGAGCCGCCGGCACGGGGCCCAGCTCTGCTACACGCCCATGCTGCACGCCCAGGTCTTCGTGCGCGACGCCAACTACCGGAAGGACAACCTGTACTGCGAAGTGTGCCCCGAGGACCGGCCGCTCATCGTGCAG TTCTGTGCCAATGACCCAGAGGTGTTTGTCCAGGCGGCTCTCCTGGCCCAGGATTACTGTGATGCCGTCGACCTGAATTTGGGTTGCCCGCAGATGATAGCCAAGCGAG GTCACTACGGGGCCTTCCTGCAGGAGGAGTGGGACCTGCTCCAGAGAATGA TTCTGCTGGCACACGAGAAGCTCTCTGTCCCCGTCACGTGCAAAATCCGTGTCTTCCCAGAGATTGACAAGACCGTCAAGTACGCTCAGATGCTGGAAAAGGCCGGCTGTCAG CTGCTGACCGTGCACGGACGCACCAAGGAGCAGAAGGGGCCGTTGTCGGGCACCGCGTCCTGGGAGCATATCAAGGCTGTGCG GAAGGCGGTAACCATCCCCGTGTTTGCCAACGGGAACATCCAGTGCCTGCAGGACGTGGAGCGCTGCATCCGGGACACGGGAGTGCAGGGGGTCATGAGCGCAG AGGGCAACCTGCACAACCCCGCCCTGTTTGAGGGCCGCAGCCCTGCCGTGTGGGAGCTGGCCGAGGAATACCTGGACATCGTGCGgcagcacccctgccccctgtCCTGCGTCCGGGCCCACCTCTTCAAGCTGTGGCACCACAC GCTGCAGGTGCACCGGCAGCTTCGGGAGGAGCTCGCCAAAGTGAAGACCCTGGAGGGCGTCGCGGCCGTGAGCCAGGAGCTGAAGCTGCGGTGTCAG GAGGACATGtccaggcagaaggagggagagaagcccCCTGGCGGCTTGCCTTTCTTCCACTGGATCTGTCAGCCCTATTTCCGGCCAGG GCCCAGGGAAGGGAGCAAGGAGAACGGGGGTGCCCGCAGCAAGCGGgccctggaggaagaggaggttgGCACAGATGTCCTGTCCAAGAACAAGCAGAAGAAGCAGCTGAGGAACCCCCACAAGACCTTCGACCCCTCGCTGAAGC cAAAATATGCCAAGTGTGATCAGTGTGGAAACCCAAAG GGCAACAGGTGCGTGTTCAACCTGTGCCGGGGCTGCTGCAAGAAGCGAGCTTTCAGAGAGGCCGCAGATTGCCCAG GTCACggattgctttttaaaaccaaattgGAGAAGTCTCTGGCCTGGAAGGGGGCCAGGCAGCTTTCCTGA
- the DUS1L gene encoding tRNA-dihydrouridine(16/17) synthase [NAD(P)(+)]-like isoform X1 yields MSQCVAVRLRWSGPGEVGAVPGRGAPPPAAEPSVSPFSVRTMPKLQGFEFWSRTLGGARHVVAPMVDQSELAWRLLSRRHGAQLCYTPMLHAQVFVRDANYRKDNLYCEVCPEDRPLIVQFCANDPEVFVQAALLAQDYCDAVDLNLGCPQMIAKRGHYGAFLQEEWDLLQRMILLAHEKLSVPVTCKIRVFPEIDKTVKYAQMLEKAGCQLLTVHGRTKEQKGPLSGTASWEHIKAVRKAVTIPVFANGNIQCLQDVERCIRDTGVQGVMSAEGNLHNPALFEGRSPAVWELAEEYLDIVRQHPCPLSCVRAHLFKLWHHTLQVHRQLREELAKVKTLEGVAAVSQELKLRCQEDMSRQKEGEKPPGGLPFFHWICQPYFRPGPREGSKENGGARSKRALEEEEVGTDVLSKNKQKKQLRNPHKTFDPSLKPKYAKCDQCGNPKGNRCVFNLCRGCCKKRAFREAADCPGHGLLFKTKLEKSLAWKGARQLS; encoded by the exons ATGTCCCAGTGTGTGGCCGTCAGGCTGCGCTGGAGCGGCCCCGGGGAGGTCGGCGCCGTCCCCGGGCGTGGCGCCCCGCCGCCTGCGGCTGAGCCCTCCGTCTCCCCCTTCAGTGTGCGGACGATGCCGAAGCTGCAGGGCTTCGAGTTCTGGAGCCGCACCCTGGGGGGGGCTCGCCACGTGGTGGCGCCCATGGTGGACCAGAGCGAGCTGGCCTGGAGGCTGCTGAGCCGCCGGCACGGGGCCCAGCTCTGCTACACGCCCATGCTGCACGCCCAGGTCTTCGTGCGCGACGCCAACTACCGGAAGGACAACCTGTACTGCGAAGTGTGCCCCGAGGACCGGCCGCTCATCGTGCAG TTCTGTGCCAATGACCCAGAGGTGTTTGTCCAGGCGGCTCTCCTGGCCCAGGATTACTGTGATGCCGTCGACCTGAATTTGGGTTGCCCGCAGATGATAGCCAAGCGAG GTCACTACGGGGCCTTCCTGCAGGAGGAGTGGGACCTGCTCCAGAGAATGA TTCTGCTGGCACACGAGAAGCTCTCTGTCCCCGTCACGTGCAAAATCCGTGTCTTCCCAGAGATTGACAAGACCGTCAAGTACGCTCAGATGCTGGAAAAGGCCGGCTGTCAG CTGCTGACCGTGCACGGACGCACCAAGGAGCAGAAGGGGCCGTTGTCGGGCACCGCGTCCTGGGAGCATATCAAGGCTGTGCG GAAGGCGGTAACCATCCCCGTGTTTGCCAACGGGAACATCCAGTGCCTGCAGGACGTGGAGCGCTGCATCCGGGACACGGGAGTGCAGGGGGTCATGAGCGCAG AGGGCAACCTGCACAACCCCGCCCTGTTTGAGGGCCGCAGCCCTGCCGTGTGGGAGCTGGCCGAGGAATACCTGGACATCGTGCGgcagcacccctgccccctgtCCTGCGTCCGGGCCCACCTCTTCAAGCTGTGGCACCACAC GCTGCAGGTGCACCGGCAGCTTCGGGAGGAGCTCGCCAAAGTGAAGACCCTGGAGGGCGTCGCGGCCGTGAGCCAGGAGCTGAAGCTGCGGTGTCAG GAGGACATGtccaggcagaaggagggagagaagcccCCTGGCGGCTTGCCTTTCTTCCACTGGATCTGTCAGCCCTATTTCCGGCCAGG GCCCAGGGAAGGGAGCAAGGAGAACGGGGGTGCCCGCAGCAAGCGGgccctggaggaagaggaggttgGCACAGATGTCCTGTCCAAGAACAAGCAGAAGAAGCAGCTGAGGAACCCCCACAAGACCTTCGACCCCTCGCTGAAGC cAAAATATGCCAAGTGTGATCAGTGTGGAAACCCAAAG GGCAACAGGTGCGTGTTCAACCTGTGCCGGGGCTGCTGCAAGAAGCGAGCTTTCAGAGAGGCCGCAGATTGCCCAG GTCACggattgctttttaaaaccaaattgGAGAAGTCTCTGGCCTGGAAGGGGGCCAGGCAGCTTTCCTGA